Proteins encoded in a region of the Sulfurimonas marina genome:
- a CDS encoding DUF2238 domain-containing protein: MNKYLWILTYLTILIWSLINPKDQFTWVLEVTPALIGGVVLLLTYNSFRLTPLLYYLILAHCIVLMVGGHYTYAEVPLFDSLKDFFGTQRNDYDKIGHIFQGFVPAMVAREILLRKNVVQNGMWLHFIVLSIILAISSLYELVEWWVAVATGDSAEAFLGTQGYVWDTQSDMAYALLGGILALITLTKLHNKQLSSLQ; this comes from the coding sequence ATGAATAAATATCTCTGGATACTCACCTACCTGACAATATTGATATGGTCTCTTATTAATCCTAAAGACCAATTTACATGGGTACTTGAAGTCACCCCTGCACTGATTGGCGGGGTTGTTTTACTTCTGACTTATAACTCTTTTCGCTTAACACCGCTTTTATACTATTTAATATTAGCACATTGTATTGTATTAATGGTAGGTGGTCATTATACCTATGCAGAGGTACCTTTGTTTGATTCTCTAAAAGATTTTTTTGGAACACAAAGAAATGATTACGACAAGATAGGACATATCTTTCAAGGGTTTGTTCCTGCTATGGTAGCCAGAGAGATACTTCTGCGTAAAAACGTAGTGCAAAACGGGATGTGGCTGCACTTTATAGTACTTTCAATCATTTTGGCAATTAGTAGTTTATACGAGCTGGTTGAATGGTGGGTTGCCGTGGCAACCGGAGACAGTGCTGAAGCTTTCTTAGGGACACAGGGGTATGTATGGGATACACAATCAGATATGGCCTACGCACTTTTAGGCGGGATTCTTGCTCTTATAACCCTTACAAAACTTCATAATAAACAGCTTAGTTCTTTACAATAA
- the adk gene encoding adenylate kinase: MRIILLGAPGAGKGTQAQFLTKKYNIPQISTGDMLRAAIKAGTEMGKLAKEAMDAGKLVTDEIIIGLVKDRIAEDDCKNGYLLDGFPRTLAQADAVTAAGIQIDAVIEIDVADEEIVKRMSGRRAHLASGRTYHVVFNPPKVEGKDDVTGEDLVQRDDDKEEVVLDRLKVYHDQTEPLIGYYKEQAAQNSAIKYITVDGTADIADVEKAIVSGLAN, from the coding sequence ATGAGAATTATACTACTTGGAGCTCCTGGTGCCGGAAAAGGTACACAAGCTCAATTTTTAACTAAAAAATATAACATCCCTCAAATCTCTACTGGAGATATGCTACGTGCTGCAATCAAAGCTGGTACTGAAATGGGTAAACTTGCAAAAGAAGCTATGGATGCAGGTAAACTTGTAACTGATGAGATCATCATCGGACTTGTAAAAGATCGTATCGCTGAAGATGATTGTAAAAACGGTTACCTTTTAGATGGTTTCCCACGTACACTTGCTCAAGCTGATGCTGTAACTGCTGCAGGTATCCAAATTGATGCAGTAATTGAAATTGATGTAGCTGATGAAGAGATCGTAAAAAGAATGAGCGGACGTCGTGCTCACCTTGCAAGCGGTAGAACATACCATGTTGTTTTCAATCCACCGAAAGTTGAAGGTAAAGACGATGTAACAGGTGAAGATCTAGTACAACGTGATGACGATAAAGAGGAAGTAGTTCTTGATCGTCTTAAAGTTTACCACGATCAAACTGAGCCGTTAATCGGTTACTACAAAGAACAAGCTGCTCAAAACTCAGCTATTAAATATATCACTGTAGACGGTACTGCAGATATTGCAGATGTTGAAAAAGCTATTGTTTCAGGTTTAGCTAACTAA
- a CDS encoding patatin-like phospholipase family protein, which yields MTKDIALYLGSGGARGYAHIGVIRELERQGYNIKFISGSSMGALIGGLYASGKLDLYEEWVLNLDPLDVLKLVDFSFKKGGIIEGEKVFNVIADMIGKPNIEELSIPYVAIATDIKSKQPYYFTKGSLVEAIRASVAIPTLFTPVMKEDMVLVDGGVCNPLGIVEPNDSSLYTIAVDLSGDEGINKEFQLPNGDKNQFVRKIRDYFQAKKVVNQKINSVQIIQDSIETMQKIIADAHLEKQEPDLTISIPGNLCEFYEFHKAEEVIHYGRESAKFSLLKSFPS from the coding sequence ATGACAAAAGATATAGCACTTTATCTTGGAAGTGGCGGAGCAAGGGGTTATGCACATATAGGTGTAATCCGTGAACTTGAACGCCAGGGCTACAATATAAAGTTTATATCCGGTTCATCTATGGGTGCGCTCATAGGTGGGCTTTATGCTTCTGGAAAACTTGACCTCTACGAAGAATGGGTTTTAAACCTTGATCCACTTGATGTTCTTAAACTTGTCGACTTTAGTTTTAAAAAGGGTGGCATAATTGAAGGTGAGAAGGTTTTTAATGTTATAGCAGATATGATAGGCAAGCCCAATATTGAAGAGTTATCTATCCCTTACGTTGCTATCGCAACAGATATCAAATCGAAACAACCTTACTACTTTACAAAAGGTTCCCTTGTTGAAGCAATTCGTGCTTCAGTAGCAATTCCGACACTTTTTACACCTGTAATGAAAGAGGATATGGTCCTTGTTGACGGTGGAGTTTGTAACCCTTTAGGTATAGTAGAACCCAATGATAGTTCTCTTTATACTATTGCTGTAGATCTAAGCGGTGATGAGGGAATAAACAAAGAGTTTCAACTGCCAAACGGTGATAAAAATCAATTTGTAAGAAAAATACGTGATTATTTTCAAGCAAAAAAAGTTGTAAATCAAAAAATAAATTCTGTACAGATTATTCAAGATTCAATAGAGACAATGCAAAAAATAATTGCTGATGCCCATTTAGAAAAGCAAGAACCCGATTTAACTATCTCTATACCGGGAAATTTATGTGAATTTTACGAGTTTCATAAAGCAGAAGAGGTGATTCATTACGGAAGAGAGTCTGCCAAGTTTTCTCTTTTAAAAAGCTTTCCATCTTAA
- a CDS encoding adenylate kinase → MKKLFLIIGAPGSGKTTDAELIAKNNEQISHYSTGDMLRAEVARNTPRGQEINQYISKGEIVPIKIVIETIVNAIKASENDIVIIDGYPRSIEQMMELDTYLQNTPDVRLTSVIEVEVSEETARDRVLGRARGEDDNNEVFDNRMKVYMGPLEEIRDFYKEKDLLKVISGEGTIDEIVSEMESFLKARI, encoded by the coding sequence ATGAAAAAACTGTTTCTAATCATCGGGGCTCCAGGCTCCGGTAAAACAACTGATGCTGAGCTGATTGCTAAAAATAATGAACAGATTTCACACTACTCTACAGGAGATATGTTAAGAGCTGAAGTTGCCCGTAACACTCCGCGTGGTCAAGAGATCAACCAATATATCTCTAAAGGTGAAATCGTTCCTATAAAAATTGTAATTGAAACAATTGTAAATGCGATCAAAGCTTCTGAAAATGATATTGTTATTATTGACGGATACCCTAGAAGTATTGAGCAGATGATGGAATTAGATACATACCTTCAAAATACTCCCGATGTAAGACTTACAAGTGTTATTGAAGTTGAAGTAAGTGAAGAAACTGCACGTGATAGAGTTTTAGGACGTGCTCGCGGTGAAGATGACAATAATGAAGTGTTTGACAACCGTATGAAAGTATATATGGGTCCGCTTGAAGAGATCCGTGACTTCTACAAAGAAAAAGACCTGCTAAAAGTTATTTCCGGAGAAGGAACTATTGATGAGATTGTTTCTGAAATGGAAAGCTTTCTAAAAGCGAGAATCTAA
- the aspS gene encoding aspartate--tRNA ligase, translated as MRTHYCTDLNETNVGQEVTVVGWANSYRDHGGIIFIDLRDKTGLIQLTCDPEDSAEAHKIADSVRDEYVLVAKGKVRLRGEGLTNPRLKTGAIEIVVDELVIENKSAPLPFVIGDKKVGEETTLKYRYLELRDQSMYEAFRLRSKAAIAARNILDENGFLEVETPILTKSTPEGARDYLVPSRVHNGEFYALPQSPQLFKQLLMVGGFDRYFQIAKCFRDEDLRADRQPEFTQIDVEMSFCDQEEVIKVAEDLIVAMFKACDIEVTAPFNRMTHKDAMEKYGSDKPDMRYGLEMVDVIDIFERCDNEIFTNIAKKPHVNRIKALKVPGADLVFSKREMKSFEDYVRKFGAQGLGYFQMKEDGLKGPLTKFFSEEDIQLLIDRLGMEIGDVVFFGAGDKKTVWDYMGRLRIFIAEHEKMNLVDPNKYEFLWVVDFPMFEVEDGRVKALHHPFTMPKDTDKDDVEDIESIAYDIVLNGVELGGGSIRIHKEEVQAEIFKLLGISDEEAREKFGFLLDALKFGAPPHGGFAIGFDRLMMLITKKSSIRDVIAFPKTQKASCILTEAPSQVDNEQLRDLHIRIREQVKA; from the coding sequence TTGAGAACTCATTACTGTACAGATTTAAACGAAACAAATGTCGGTCAAGAGGTTACTGTTGTTGGTTGGGCAAACAGTTACCGTGACCACGGTGGTATTATATTTATAGATTTACGTGACAAGACTGGACTTATCCAGCTTACATGTGATCCAGAGGATAGCGCAGAAGCTCATAAGATTGCTGATAGTGTTAGAGACGAGTACGTTTTAGTAGCTAAAGGTAAGGTACGTCTTCGTGGTGAAGGTTTAACAAACCCACGTCTTAAAACTGGTGCTATAGAGATAGTTGTTGATGAACTTGTTATTGAAAACAAGTCAGCTCCACTTCCATTTGTAATCGGAGATAAAAAAGTTGGTGAAGAAACAACTTTAAAATATCGTTATTTAGAACTTCGTGATCAATCAATGTATGAAGCATTCCGTCTTCGTTCAAAAGCAGCAATCGCAGCAAGAAACATCTTAGATGAAAACGGTTTCTTAGAGGTTGAAACTCCAATTTTAACTAAATCTACTCCGGAAGGTGCAAGAGATTACCTAGTACCGTCTCGTGTACACAATGGTGAATTTTATGCACTTCCACAATCACCACAGCTATTCAAACAGCTTTTAATGGTTGGTGGATTCGATAGATACTTCCAGATCGCTAAATGTTTCCGTGATGAAGATTTACGTGCTGATCGTCAACCGGAATTTACTCAAATAGACGTTGAGATGAGTTTCTGTGATCAAGAAGAGGTTATTAAAGTTGCAGAAGATCTAATCGTTGCAATGTTTAAAGCATGTGACATCGAAGTAACAGCTCCGTTTAACCGCATGACACACAAAGATGCTATGGAAAAATACGGTTCAGACAAACCAGATATGAGATATGGTCTTGAGATGGTTGACGTTATCGATATTTTCGAGAGATGTGACAATGAGATCTTTACAAATATCGCTAAAAAACCACACGTAAACCGTATTAAAGCACTTAAAGTTCCTGGTGCTGACTTAGTATTCTCTAAACGTGAAATGAAATCTTTTGAAGACTATGTACGTAAGTTCGGTGCACAAGGTCTTGGTTACTTCCAAATGAAAGAAGACGGTCTTAAAGGTCCACTTACTAAATTCTTCAGTGAAGAGGATATTCAACTGTTAATCGATAGATTAGGTATGGAAATTGGCGACGTAGTATTCTTCGGTGCAGGTGATAAAAAAACTGTATGGGATTATATGGGAAGACTAAGAATTTTCATTGCTGAGCATGAAAAAATGAATCTTGTAGATCCAAACAAATATGAATTTTTATGGGTAGTAGACTTCCCGATGTTTGAAGTTGAAGATGGACGCGTTAAAGCACTTCACCACCCATTTACAATGCCAAAAGATACAGATAAAGACGATGTAGAAGATATTGAATCTATCGCTTACGATATCGTACTTAACGGTGTTGAGCTTGGTGGTGGTTCTATCCGTATCCATAAAGAGGAAGTTCAAGCTGAGATCTTTAAACTTCTTGGAATCTCTGACGAAGAAGCTAGAGAGAAATTCGGTTTCTTACTAGATGCATTAAAATTCGGTGCACCTCCACACGGTGGTTTTGCTATCGGTTTTGACAGACTTATGATGCTTATTACTAAAAAATCATCAATTCGTGACGTTATCGCATTCCCTAAAACACAAAAAGCTTCTTGTATCTTAACTGAAGCTCCATCTCAAGTTGACAATGAGCAACTAAGAGACTTACATATCAGAATCCGCGAACAAGTTAAAGCGTAA
- a CDS encoding NAD(+)/NADH kinase has product MQTKIIKKVGVILRPSTPELKDDFFKLKSIFEAHKMDVYIESISAGMIDVMGMDFELLCKQCDVLVTLGGDGTLISVVRRSFDYDIPVFGIHAGNLGFLADVGMDELDTFVANLEKGKFRIDERAVLEATVTKNGEDVTMYAFNDIVLTRPSISNMIHIETLVDGNSFNTYYGDGVIVSTPTGSTAYNLSAGGPVLFPLTQVFTLTPICPHSLTQTPVVLPGKFQIEMKSTDKRALIIIDGQDMHELEQNESIHIKLASQTAKLLHREEFNYFDVLKQKLGWGD; this is encoded by the coding sequence TTGCAAACAAAAATCATAAAAAAAGTTGGTGTAATCTTACGACCGTCCACTCCAGAGCTTAAAGATGACTTCTTTAAATTGAAGTCAATTTTTGAAGCACATAAGATGGATGTATATATAGAAAGTATTAGTGCCGGAATGATCGATGTAATGGGAATGGACTTTGAACTCTTATGTAAGCAGTGTGATGTTTTGGTTACATTGGGGGGTGATGGGACACTGATCTCTGTAGTACGTCGTAGTTTTGACTACGATATACCGGTTTTTGGAATCCATGCCGGTAATCTTGGGTTTTTAGCAGATGTGGGTATGGATGAGCTTGATACTTTCGTGGCAAATCTGGAGAAGGGCAAGTTCCGTATAGATGAGCGTGCAGTTCTAGAAGCGACTGTCACTAAAAACGGTGAAGATGTAACAATGTATGCATTTAACGATATAGTCTTAACCCGTCCTTCGATCTCAAACATGATCCATATAGAGACACTTGTTGATGGGAACTCTTTTAATACATATTATGGAGACGGGGTTATTGTTTCAACTCCTACGGGTTCAACTGCATACAATCTTTCAGCAGGTGGTCCGGTACTGTTCCCTTTGACTCAGGTATTTACACTAACACCTATCTGTCCCCACTCATTGACACAAACACCTGTTGTATTACCGGGAAAATTTCAAATAGAGATGAAGTCAACAGATAAGCGTGCACTCATTATTATCGATGGACAAGATATGCACGAATTAGAACAAAATGAGAGTATTCATATAAAATTGGCATCACAAACAGCCAAACTGCTTCACAGAGAAGAGTTTAACTATTTTGATGTATTAAAACAAAAACTAGGGTGGGGTGATTAA
- a CDS encoding zinc ribbon domain-containing protein, producing the protein MKNEKSNSNIVFTLLLYTVIIFPFFSMLLTYFISKYITENPIVIDTTTLFMLFLSLKYALSYIDKKIDIKEPKKVFELSWKIFGAINLILLFMSISKDFSLYHIIYIFFYYWIKFIIFYEMTRRYFSGLLNDTNMLEYKELNKKDEVMVYCRGCGKEIHETAESCPHCGAPQNIPSTKTNGVTLFFVGLGWSIVIWFVSLFTIGFFIGFVNPEDGAEIAGKFGEDYGIVLLLVSMIVSAILTKLRILPGSGKKA; encoded by the coding sequence ATGAAAAATGAAAAATCAAATAGCAATATAGTTTTTACTCTTCTTCTTTATACAGTTATAATCTTTCCTTTTTTTAGCATGCTTTTAACCTATTTTATCTCAAAATATATCACTGAAAACCCTATAGTTATTGACACAACAACACTATTTATGTTGTTTTTGTCATTAAAATATGCCCTCTCTTATATAGATAAAAAGATAGATATTAAAGAGCCTAAAAAGGTATTTGAACTCTCATGGAAAATTTTTGGAGCAATTAATCTGATCTTATTATTTATGTCAATAAGTAAAGATTTTTCGTTATATCATATAATATATATCTTTTTTTATTATTGGATCAAGTTTATTATATTTTATGAAATGACAAGAAGATATTTTTCCGGTTTGCTCAATGATACAAATATGCTAGAATATAAAGAATTAAATAAAAAGGATGAAGTAATGGTTTATTGTAGGGGTTGCGGAAAAGAGATTCATGAAACTGCAGAGAGTTGTCCTCATTGCGGAGCTCCGCAAAACATTCCATCGACAAAGACAAACGGTGTTACACTCTTTTTCGTAGGGCTTGGCTGGTCTATAGTAATATGGTTTGTGTCATTGTTTACAATCGGTTTTTTTATAGGATTTGTAAATCCTGAAGACGGTGCTGAAATAGCAGGAAAGTTTGGCGAGGATTACGGAATTGTCTTGTTATTAGTTTCTATGATTGTTTCTGCAATACTTACAAAACTTAGAATTCTTCCGGGAAGCGGGAAAAAGGCTTAA
- the modA gene encoding molybdate ABC transporter substrate-binding protein, translated as MKKTVLSFLLTCLTLSAGEINIAVAANVSYAIDELKAEFAKTHPDTKVTVTLGSSGKLTAQIKNGAPYGLFMAANMKYPESLYNDKIATTKPVVYAQGALAYLSDTKQDFSKGIDLLTDKKIKKIAVANPKTAPYGKAAIEAMKNGNIYDKVEQKFVFAESISQTVTYAVTAADIGLIAKSSLYSSKMKQYKKGINWVAVDPKLYTPIKQGIVLLKDGNKNPEYKMFYDFILSKKAKDIFTSYGYIVE; from the coding sequence ATGAAAAAAACAGTACTATCATTTTTACTTACTTGTTTAACACTGAGTGCAGGTGAGATAAATATCGCAGTTGCAGCAAATGTCAGTTATGCTATTGATGAGTTAAAAGCAGAGTTTGCTAAAACACATCCGGATACAAAAGTAACAGTAACGTTGGGAAGCAGCGGTAAGCTTACGGCACAAATAAAAAACGGTGCACCTTACGGTCTTTTTATGGCTGCAAATATGAAGTATCCCGAGTCTCTATATAATGACAAGATTGCTACTACAAAACCTGTAGTATATGCACAGGGTGCTTTAGCTTACTTGAGTGATACAAAACAGGATTTTTCTAAAGGGATTGATCTACTTACAGACAAAAAGATCAAAAAGATTGCCGTAGCCAACCCAAAAACGGCACCATACGGAAAAGCTGCCATCGAAGCTATGAAAAATGGAAATATATATGATAAAGTAGAACAAAAGTTTGTTTTTGCAGAATCTATTTCACAAACTGTTACATACGCAGTTACAGCGGCAGATATAGGTCTAATCGCAAAATCTTCACTTTACAGTAGTAAAATGAAACAATATAAAAAAGGGATCAACTGGGTAGCGGTAGATCCTAAACTTTATACACCTATTAAACAGGGAATTGTATTGTTAAAAGATGGAAATAAGAATCCGGAGTATAAAATGTTTTATGATTTTATCTTAAGTAAAAAAGCAAAAGATATTTTCACATCTTACGGTTATATAGTGGAGTAA
- the modD gene encoding ModD protein, with amino-acid sequence MRLSDHELWEYIREDIPYFDLTTHLLDSKVQNKQAVLKIKTREDIVVACIEEAARIGELLGCRATYEIRSGSLIKEGSSFLELQGDAKTLHQAWRVTQILLEYSCGMATAAHKMVQEVKEVNAKCEIFVTRKSFPFAKHFVMRSLVSAGVLPHRLGLSESVLIFDNHRALYDTQDEFEAAIPEIKERCVEKKLVIESDSLEDAQKMLSLGADVIQMDKTTPEKLQQLVEYKNKYYPAAKIIAAGGINRRNAKEYAATGIDAIVTSSLYSAGLCDLTSTFQTL; translated from the coding sequence ATGCGTTTATCAGATCATGAACTTTGGGAATATATTCGTGAAGATATTCCCTATTTCGATCTTACAACCCACTTGCTTGATTCTAAAGTTCAAAATAAGCAGGCTGTTTTAAAGATCAAAACACGAGAAGATATTGTTGTAGCTTGTATAGAGGAAGCTGCACGTATAGGGGAGCTTTTAGGATGCAGGGCAACTTATGAAATAAGATCCGGTAGTTTGATAAAAGAGGGAAGCAGTTTTTTAGAACTTCAGGGAGATGCAAAAACACTTCACCAAGCATGGAGAGTGACACAGATACTTTTAGAATACTCTTGTGGTATGGCTACGGCTGCACACAAGATGGTTCAGGAAGTAAAAGAGGTTAATGCAAAATGTGAAATATTTGTTACACGTAAAAGTTTTCCTTTTGCAAAACATTTTGTTATGCGTTCGTTAGTATCTGCAGGTGTCTTACCCCATAGGCTAGGGTTATCTGAGTCTGTTCTTATCTTTGATAATCATAGGGCACTTTATGATACGCAGGATGAGTTTGAAGCGGCAATCCCTGAGATTAAAGAGCGATGTGTTGAGAAAAAACTGGTGATTGAGTCAGATTCCCTTGAAGATGCGCAAAAAATGCTCTCTTTAGGAGCAGATGTTATCCAAATGGATAAAACTACACCTGAAAAATTACAACAGTTAGTTGAATATAAAAACAAGTACTATCCAGCTGCAAAAATTATAGCTGCCGGCGGCATTAATAGAAGAAATGCCAAAGAGTACGCTGCTACAGGCATTGATGCCATTGTCACAAGTTCACTATATTCTGCAGGACTTTGTGATCTCACAAGCACTTTTCAAACTTTATAA
- a CDS encoding AAA family ATPase: MIERFYLKDYLSFKKTELNLNHGLIVFSGPSGSGKSILMESILSSVGLSSCDASICESSVTWDIDEEETGLENDEINVFKHTKKEKSRYFINNQAISKKSINSLTGKYLKHLSLRDFSDFENEGLLSILDHKIGQKALKLKQDYQETYRDYIKVKKELEVLEDEEKRIVELKEFAQFEIDKIVNVNPKDGEDEELLEIKKELSKKEKALDVIGNANEIFNFEHLVSSALDTLDVESSFFDDAMNELRGVLESAQERFSALDEIDVEDVLNRIEELSELKRRYGSIEEALEYKEQKLQELEKYENIEVQKGDLQQRFEKLDTQIYTLADSLSSLREKALKNFTKELNGYLKQLYLRDAEVNLTKEKLTPNGQDILSIKLNSTELSKISTGEFNRLRLAVLALKSESIENLGGVLMLDEIDANLSGEESMSVAKVLKKLTKNFQIFVISHQPQLTSMGDQHFLVYKDGNISKTKELSFDEKVDEIARIISGDTISNEAKSFAQELLEANI, from the coding sequence GTGATAGAAAGATTTTACTTAAAAGACTACCTTAGTTTTAAAAAGACAGAACTAAATCTAAATCATGGACTTATTGTATTTTCGGGACCAAGCGGTAGCGGAAAATCTATCTTAATGGAGTCTATTCTCTCCTCTGTAGGTTTAAGCTCATGTGACGCCAGCATTTGTGAAAGTAGCGTAACATGGGATATTGACGAAGAGGAAACTGGACTTGAAAATGATGAAATCAATGTATTTAAACATACAAAAAAAGAGAAATCCAGATACTTTATAAACAATCAGGCAATATCTAAAAAATCTATCAATTCCCTTACAGGCAAATATCTTAAACATTTAAGCCTTCGTGATTTTAGCGATTTTGAAAATGAGGGTCTTTTATCGATCCTTGATCATAAAATAGGGCAAAAAGCACTCAAACTCAAACAAGATTATCAAGAAACTTATCGTGATTATATCAAGGTAAAAAAAGAGCTTGAGGTTCTCGAAGATGAAGAGAAACGCATTGTAGAGCTCAAAGAGTTTGCACAATTCGAGATAGATAAAATTGTGAACGTTAATCCTAAAGATGGGGAAGATGAAGAGCTTTTGGAGATCAAAAAAGAGCTTTCTAAAAAAGAAAAGGCTCTTGATGTTATAGGAAATGCCAATGAGATCTTCAACTTTGAACACTTGGTCTCTTCGGCACTTGATACTTTAGATGTTGAAAGCTCATTCTTTGATGATGCCATGAATGAATTACGTGGAGTCTTAGAGAGTGCCCAGGAGAGATTTTCGGCACTCGATGAGATAGATGTAGAGGATGTGTTAAACAGAATAGAGGAATTAAGTGAGCTTAAACGCAGATACGGTTCTATAGAAGAAGCTTTGGAGTATAAAGAGCAAAAACTGCAAGAGCTGGAAAAATATGAAAACATAGAGGTGCAAAAAGGTGATCTGCAACAACGTTTTGAGAAGTTAGATACACAAATCTATACACTTGCAGATTCACTAAGCTCTTTAAGGGAAAAAGCACTTAAAAACTTTACAAAAGAGCTAAATGGTTATCTAAAACAGCTTTATCTTAGAGATGCAGAGGTTAACTTGACAAAAGAGAAGTTAACTCCAAATGGACAAGATATACTCAGTATTAAACTTAATTCTACGGAACTTTCAAAAATAAGTACAGGTGAGTTTAACAGACTCCGTTTAGCGGTACTTGCTCTTAAATCTGAAAGTATAGAGAACTTAGGCGGTGTACTTATGCTTGATGAGATCGATGCAAATCTCAGTGGGGAGGAGTCTATGAGTGTAGCAAAAGTGTTGAAAAAATTGACAAAAAACTTCCAGATTTTTGTTATTTCTCATCAGCCGCAACTTACATCTATGGGTGATCAGCACTTTTTAGTCTATAAAGATGGTAATATTTCAAAAACAAAAGAGTTAAGCTTTGATGAAAAAGTTGATGAGATAGCTCGTATTATTAGCGGTGATACTATCTCAAACGAAGCAAAAAGCTTTGCTCAAGAACTATTAGAGGCAAATATATGA
- a CDS encoding TatD family hydrolase, which yields MIIDTHIHLDHDRYDEDLEEVLARAREGGVKKFIIPGADPVTLDKAISIAQRYEDVYFAVGVHPYDMENYTEDIFHKYLGHEKCVAVGECGLDYFRLEGSDEEKDLIKQKQKEVFVAQIRLAREYKKPLIVHVRDASNDSKTVLLENDAGDVGGVLHCFNADEQLLSLAKENFYFGIGGVLTFKNAKKLVNVLPKIPQEKLVIETDGPYLTPTPHRGERNEPLYTNFVAQKIAELLDEDLKNIEEITTKNAQELFHI from the coding sequence ATGATTATAGATACACATATCCATTTAGACCACGATCGCTATGATGAAGACCTGGAAGAGGTTTTAGCACGTGCCAGAGAGGGCGGGGTAAAGAAGTTTATCATTCCCGGTGCCGATCCCGTAACACTTGATAAGGCTATTAGTATTGCGCAGAGATATGAAGATGTTTATTTTGCAGTCGGTGTGCACCCATATGATATGGAAAACTATACTGAGGATATCTTTCATAAATATTTAGGTCATGAAAAGTGTGTAGCAGTCGGTGAGTGCGGACTTGATTACTTCCGTTTAGAGGGAAGTGATGAGGAGAAAGATCTCATCAAACAAAAGCAAAAAGAGGTGTTTGTAGCACAAATTCGTCTTGCTCGTGAGTATAAAAAACCTTTAATTGTACACGTTCGTGATGCTTCAAACGATTCAAAAACAGTTCTTTTAGAAAATGATGCCGGAGATGTAGGAGGTGTACTGCATTGTTTCAATGCCGATGAGCAGCTGCTGTCCCTTGCAAAAGAGAATTTCTATTTTGGTATAGGTGGTGTGCTTACTTTTAAAAATGCCAAGAAGCTTGTAAATGTTTTACCAAAGATTCCTCAAGAGAAACTTGTGATTGAAACTGACGGTCCATACCTTACTCCCACACCACATAGAGGTGAGAGAAATGAACCGCTTTATACAAATTTTGTAGCACAAAAAATTGCAGAACTCTTGGATGAGGATCTTAAAAATATTGAAGAAATCACTACAAAGAATGCCCAAGAACTCTTTCATATTTAA